Genomic window (Bacteroidia bacterium):
CGCCAGCGGAATGGATTGATTGATGATCTTAAAATACCCGCCACCGGAAAGCTTCTTGAATTTTACGAGGGCAAAATCAGGTTCAATGCCTGTGGTGTCGCAATCCATAACCAAACCTATGGTTCCGGTGGGAGCAATAACGGTAGCCTGTGCATTTCGGTAGCCATGCTGCTCTCCGAGTTTCACTGCTTTGTCCCATGCATCGCAGGAGGCTGTGAGCAAATATTCAGGGCAATACTTAGGATCTATGCCCTGTGGCTTTATTTCCAGCCCTTCGCAATTTGCGGTGGAATTGTAGGCTGCATAACGATGGTTTCGCATTACCCGCAGCATGTGCTCCTTGTTGCGCTCATATTCAGCAAAAGGCCCAAAATGCCTGGCCATCTCTGCCGAAGTAGAATAGGCCACGCCATTCATAATTGCTGTAACGGCTCCACATATTGCCATCGCCTTTGGACTGTCGTAAGCAATTCCAGAGATCATAAGAACCGAACCCAGGTTGGCATAGCCGAGGCCAAGCGTCCGGTATTTATAAGAAAGCTCTGCCACCTCAGGCGAAGGAAACTGCGCCATGAGGACGGATATTTCCAGCACCACGGTCCATACCCGCACGGCATGTTCAAAACCTTTGACATCCAGCGTTAGCTTGTCGTCATCAAAGAATTTGCGCAGATTCAGCGATGCCAGGTTGCAGGCCGTATTGTCCAGGAACATGTATTCGCTGCATGGGTTGGAAGCGTTGATCCTTCCGCCTTCGGGGCAGGTATGCCATTCATTTATGGTGGTGTCATACTGCACTCCGGGATCAGCACAGCGCCAGGCGGCATACGCTATTTTATCCCAAAGTTTCCGTGCATCAATGCTTTTTATCACGCGGCCATCTGCACGGCCGGTCAGGTTCCAGTTTTCATTCTGCTCCAGCGCATGAAAAAAGCTGTTGGGGATGCGAATGGAGTTGTTGGAATTCTGACCCGAAACCGTCCGGTATGCTTCACCTTCATAATCGGAATCGTAGCCTGCCTTGATGAGTGCTGCTACTTTGTCCTCTTCTTTTACTTTCCAGTCAATGAAGCTTTCCACCTCCGGATGGTCCAGATCGAGGCAAACCATTTTTGCTGCCCTGCGCGTGGTTCCACCGCTTTTAATGGCTCCGGCTGCGCGGTCGCCTACTTTGAGGAAGGACATGAGGCCGGAGGAAAATCCGCCACCGGACAGCGGTTCGTTGGCCGAACGTATTTTTGAGAAGTTGGTGCCCACGCCCGAACCATATTTAAAGATGCGCGCTTCCCGGACCCAGAGATCCATGATTCCGCCATCGTTAACCAGATCATCGTCTACTGACAGAATAAAACATGCGTGCGGTTGTGGCCGCTCATACGCTGAAGTGGATTTACAGAGTTCCTCCGTTTTGGGATCAATATAATAATGTCCTTGCGGGCTTCCCTTAATGCCATAGCTGTTGTGCAAACCGGTGTTGAACCACTGCGGAGAATTGGGCGCAGCATACTGGCCGAGGATCATATATGCCAGTTCATCATAAAAGACCTGCGCATCGTCCTTGGATTTGAAATATCCGTATTTCTCGCCCCAGGTGCGCCAGCAGTCGGCAATTCGATGTGCCGTTTCTTTAATGGAGGTTTCCCCGCCCAGCGATCCATCCTTTTGCGGTACGCCCGTTTTGCGGAAATATTTCTGGGCAAGAATGTCTGTGGCAACCTGGCTCCATTGCTTTGGCACCTCTACATTGTTCATTTCGAATACCACATCCCCGGCAGGGTTTCGGATTACGGAACTGCGGTGGTCGTATTCAAAAAGTTCGTAGGGAGTTTTCCCGTCCTGTGTAAAGTAGCGATGAAACGCCAGGCCTTTTTTCTTGCTCTTTGTCATTGAAGTATGTTTTATGAGGTCGTATGTATCTGTTCAAAAATGCGGCAATAGCGGACGTTATGGCCTTTGCTGCATGTTTACAAATCTGCCGGTTAATAATTGCTTAACGATGAATTTTCTCAAATCTTTATCCACCTTAATTGTTGAAAATTAAACGAAGCCTTGCCAGCAACAGGTTTAAATATGTTATTAACAAATTGGGGATAAATGTGCCCCCGTATGGTTCGCAAATTCTTCGTTCATTCCCATGTCTCCGGGCATTGGCCAGTTTTCCCATTGCATTTTCCAAAATATTATATCTGGGAAAACAGGCCTACTTATTAACTTTTATTAAATAAGGCTTTAACAGGGGCGGGGCGTTTCTGGGTTACTAAGGTTTATTCTGAAAAAAATAAGATTGGGCAGAATATACTTAAGCCGTCAGAGGGTTCCAAATCCTCAGACGGCTGCAACCACAAGTGGGAAAAAAATAAATCAAAAATTATGAATTGTAAGTAAATTTTTTAATTAAAATTGAATTTTCTGCTGGCATTTTAATGAAATATGAACTGGTAATAAAGAGTAGAGGTATAGTCATATATGCTTTTTTTAAAACATTATTAACATGGTAATTAAAAAGTATTCCAACTTATATTTTTGTATCCGTGTGGCCCATTCATAAGGTTTTATTAAATAAGGTTTTAGGTATAGGCGCTTAGGTAGCAATATGTTATTTTTGCTCCATGTTAAAGA
Coding sequences:
- a CDS encoding vitamin B12-dependent ribonucleotide reductase gives rise to the protein MTKSKKKGLAFHRYFTQDGKTPYELFEYDHRSSVIRNPAGDVVFEMNNVEVPKQWSQVATDILAQKYFRKTGVPQKDGSLGGETSIKETAHRIADCWRTWGEKYGYFKSKDDAQVFYDELAYMILGQYAAPNSPQWFNTGLHNSYGIKGSPQGHYYIDPKTEELCKSTSAYERPQPHACFILSVDDDLVNDGGIMDLWVREARIFKYGSGVGTNFSKIRSANEPLSGGGFSSGLMSFLKVGDRAAGAIKSGGTTRRAAKMVCLDLDHPEVESFIDWKVKEEDKVAALIKAGYDSDYEGEAYRTVSGQNSNNSIRIPNSFFHALEQNENWNLTGRADGRVIKSIDARKLWDKIAYAAWRCADPGVQYDTTINEWHTCPEGGRINASNPCSEYMFLDNTACNLASLNLRKFFDDDKLTLDVKGFEHAVRVWTVVLEISVLMAQFPSPEVAELSYKYRTLGLGYANLGSVLMISGIAYDSPKAMAICGAVTAIMNGVAYSTSAEMARHFGPFAEYERNKEHMLRVMRNHRYAAYNSTANCEGLEIKPQGIDPKYCPEYLLTASCDAWDKAVKLGEQHGYRNAQATVIAPTGTIGLVMDCDTTGIEPDFALVKFKKLSGGGYFKIINQSIPLALKNLGYSFHEIAAIVDYAKGKGTLKGAPYINFETLAGKGFSPNDLEKVDKAAHIAFELDNAFNIWTLGEETFKRLGFKPETYQKENFNLLKALGFTKEQIAAANEYVCGTMTVEGAPLLKDEHLPVFDCANRCGKTGQRFIHAHGHIRMMAAAQPFISGAISKTINLPNEATQEEIKDCYEMSWKLGLKANALYRDGCKLSQPLSNKSGNKEEEIDAVEKALEGKGEMKMEDLTPDMVLKAAVKIIGESKDTQFKRQLSRIVERKKLPNKRDGFTQKSKVGGQTIFVRTGEYSDGTLGEIFIDLHKEGASFRSLMNCFAIAVSIGLQYGVPLEEFVDKFAFTRFDPSGMVEGHDNIKSSTSIVDYVFRLLGFEYLKRNDLVQIPPATSPILNPETPRTQTRQPDLTRPIGFKPATGTPELKAETPAKSNIPEAPKEGPQPDQHLGNMMGDAPTCDVCGHITIRNGTCYKCLNCGNSLGCS